The sequence below is a genomic window from Pempheris klunzingeri isolate RE-2024b chromosome 12, fPemKlu1.hap1, whole genome shotgun sequence.
TAACCTcggcatgtgtgtgcatgtctgtacccttgtgtgaatgtgtgtgtgtgtgtgttcccaggtggacacagcagctcagatccCATGGTATGAGAGGTTGTCAGAGTTCAAGTTGCCGTGGGAGATAAAAGGAAACAAGCAGACAGCCATCAACAATCTCAGCCTCCGAGTCCGCAGCGGACAGATGCTGGCCGTCATCGGCAGCtcaggtgaaaaacaagcacacacacacacacatacgtagaGATTTTAAGTATCTCTGTTTCTAATCAAGCTAATAAATGTTTCCTGGATGATGTCATTTGTTCTTCCTCAAACCTTTAACTCCAGCCTGCAGTTTGGTACATGAAACATATTACAGAACAgagaaacaattaaaaactctcattttctttctttacactTCCTGTGCAActagaaagaaaggaagaaaaactgcCATGTTTTGATGCTAGTCAATGTCTCATGACTTGTGTATTGAGTTTTGTTGGTAGTGAAAAGAtggtttttactttaaaaatataatcatcTTCTCCCAGGTTGTGGTAAAACATCCTTGCTGGACATAATAACGTGCCGTGATGAGGGCGGTACAATGACATCCGGTCAGATTCTGATCAACAGGAAGCCCAGCACGCCCCAGCTGGTGAAGAAGAGCATCGCTCATGTCCGCCAAGACGACCGTCTTCTTCCTCACCTCACCGTTCGTGAAACTCTCGCCTTTGTTGCCAAACTGAGGCTCCCCACCCACTTCACACAGGCTCAGAGGGACCAAAGGGTAAGATTAAGCTTAATGGACAAATATTAACtcaaaccacacccacacaggcacaGAATGTACACAGCATGACGACTTTATGAGCCCGTGCTGAGGCAGTgtgtctatttttgtttttctcacaatGTAGTAAGAtaaaacactaaataataaaagatcaactgctctgtgtgttgtgaaaGACAGTTGTCATAAGTTATATGTGCCAAACTGtacctctgctgttttctgtcgcAGGTGGATGATGTCATTGCAGAGCTGCGGCTGCGACAGTGCGCTCACACCAGGGTGGGAAATGACTTTGTGAGGGGAGtctctggaggagagaggaggagagtcagCATAGCTGTCCAACTTCTCTGGAACCCCGGTATGAGAGCGAAAGACACAACCTCTTAAACTCTTGATTTTCCCTCTTAACCTTCATTACGGACAATCAGCCTTCAATCTATGTGGCTTTTTAGGTGTGAAACCGGCTTAAAACTTAATCATAAAGTCACAAAACTTTCAGGTATTTTGATCCTGGACGAGCCCACGTCAGGTTTGGACAGCTTCACGGCCCACAACCTGGTGATCACACTGTCGCGTCTGGCACGGGGAAACCGTCTGGTCCTGCTGTCAGTCCACCAGCCTCGATCAGATATCTTCCAGCTGTTTGATCTCGTCGTCCTGCTGTCGTCAGGTTCAGCTGTTTACTGTGGCGCTGCTCGTGACATGGTGCCTTACTTCACTGCCCTAGGATACCCCTGCCCACGATACTGCAACCCCTCTGACTTCTATGGTTAGTGTGAATGTAGAAAGCTGTTTAAACAGCATTAAGTCGATGTCTGAGGCTGGTCATCATCCCCACACTCAAGGGCACCTTATGGGAAAATTTGGACCCAGAAATGTCCCAACAATTCTGTCTTTCCTGTCATACACGCATCCATGGTCTCAAATATGACCCATTCGTCACTCTAAGCCtatgtatattttcattttgttggtttgtgtgtctgtgtgtgtgtgtgtgtccagttgATCTGATCAGTATTGACCGGCGTAGTCCAGAACAGGAGGCCAAGTGTTTGGAGCGGGCCACAGTTCTGGCTGAGCAGTTTGTGGAAAAAGTCAGAGACACAGACGATCACATGTGGAAACCAGCTGGGATCGACACAGCACCGGCACACACTGAAAGGTagcagtgtgtttctgtgtgtgtgtgtgtgtgtgtgtgtgtgtgtttgccacttttttcctccttttccttaTGGACTCATTTGCAAATTTTTCCCAACTTTTGTCGTTTCCATTTGTCCTACAATTTCGGCCCCATTCGTCCTCACATTACTTCCCCTCTCCctcatttaaaaatgacataactTGACATGTAAAGTCTCCAATGAGCAGCTACAGGCCTTGTTTTGGTTCCTCTGCCTGTCAGAAAAAGCCAATGCTCTGACTGGATGACTGAATGGGATTAGGGGGCTCCTTTCTACAGATTCCTCCTTTAATATTGATAATTTATGGGAAACTGGTTCCAGACTGCCTGATCCCCTGTTCTCCTGCCTGCAGTCCTCAGCAGCTGAACAAGGTAAAAGAAGAGGAAGTTATCACCATCtctaagcaaacaaacagactgCCTGgcagactgcaccaatttacgATCCTCATCAGGTAAgagcaaaatacacacacacacacacacacacacacacacacacacacgtattacAGCAGTTGTTCCCAacttttttgtctgttgtaCCCCCACAACCCTGTCAGATGAGTATTAAAGCGCTCAAGAGGGACACATATGAACGCTGACCtccccttctttcttttccctcaggCGCCACATGTATAATGACTTCAGAGACCTGGTTACTTTATTGGTCCACGGCTTCGAGGCCCTCCTCATGTCACTGCTGGTCGGCTGTCTCTACTACGGGGCAGGAGAAGAGCGTCTGTCCATTCAGGACACAGTGGCCCTCCTCTACATGATCGGAGCTCTCACCCCATTCGCTGTGGTGCTGGACGTCATAGCTAAATGTGAGTAATTACAGCTGCGGAGGAGGAAGACAGTCAAAGTGAGTCTGCAAATCAGTCAAAGAGTTGATGAAGTTCATttactttctctgtttctttgttagAAATGATACATTGATTTAAGTGATGTTATAAACATGATTattaacaattattattattaattattaacatttttctcCATTGTTTTGATGGAGCATTATAAGAAAAAAGCCCAGTTTTGATATTAGGTGATGCTCAGAGAGGTGTTCTCAGACCTCATAATACAGTTGTCAAAATCACATAGCAGTGTGTAAAAAGAAGATACTGCAACAAACAATTTCCTTTTCAACACAGAAATGAGTTCAGACCTGCAGCCACTCAGTGCTGATAAATACATGGAAGTCTGTTCACTGCTGCATACCTCGCCTGCCATTTACACCAAGTTTACATCAACATATATGGGACATATGATTTGCAGAAGCATAGCTATTATAACAAGCATCTCAACGTACCATATCcaaacaaactgacacaaatacacaaaaacaagcaaaacaaaaaaatctttgatgCAGAACCAGAAATCACTAAAAGGTCAGAGGTTGTGATTGCAACATTTGCAGTTTTACGTCGAACGTCGTTGGCAAAAGTGCATCAGATCTACGAAGAAAAGCTGTAAGAAGACAAACCAGCAGGGGTAGGAATGTTCAGAACAGTTTGGCAAAGTTATTAAAGCAAAAGTTATCATCAAGTTATCAGACTTTGTTGAGCTGGGCACAGTGTACTTGGACTCTGAATCATATTATATTCAATCACACCAGTTGCAGAGATATCAAGAGCAGGAGTCTGGCCAACTGTCATTAAGTTCAAGTCAGGTCAAGGTCAAGTGACGCCAAAAGTTATAAAAGTTTGCTACTAGATACTGTAACAGTGCCTGCATGTCACACAGAGGCCAAAATAatattgaatatctttgagaaAACACAATACGAATACTACGTTAACTACATTTATTACCACATGTAATGTGCTTTATTTGTCACTGTGTTGTGTATGAACATACAACAAACTGAAGAACAGTACATCTGTAAAGCAGCCTGATACCAGAGGTTCGAATGATCCTCATCAGGCTAACAAAATGTCCTCTGCAGGTCACACTGAGAGAGCCATGCTCTACCACGAGCTGGAGGACGGCATGTACTCTGTCACCTCCTACTTCTTCGCCAAGGTAAACCTCCTGCATCTCCAGCAGGGGTCAGTCTCACTCCATGCTGGAGTCCCACTTTGGTGTAATGTACCACCCCAGCGATGCACAGCACTGAAGTGTGTCCACCAGCCAGGATCCCAActcaatgtttgtgtgtgtttgtctgcatttctgtctgttgtgtATATTTGAAAGTACTCTGTCTCCACATTCAGATCCTGGGGGAGTTACCAGAGCACTGTGTGTTCACCTTGGTGTACGGTTTGCCCATCTATTGGCTGGCCGGGCTCAACGAGGCTCCGGAGCGTTTCCTGCTCAACTTCCTGCTGGTGTGGCTGATGGTTTACTGCAGCCGATCCATGGCTCTGTTTGTAGCTGCTGCGCTGCCCACCCTGCAGACCTCAGCCTTCATGGGCAATTCCCTGTTCACCATCTTCTATTTAACTGGAGGGTTTGTCATCAGCCTGGAGAACATGTGGCTTGGTGAGGAGACGGGTTGCTTGTCCGTAGTTAAAAGAATTGTTAGGAGCCTGAAGAAGACGTGTGTGACGATAGAGCTTAGCTGGTCGGTCTGTGATGTTcacacatgtgcatgtctttgatTCCCCAGTGGCCTCATGGTTCTCTCACGCCTCCTTCATGCGTTGGGGTTTTGAGGGCATGCTGCAGGTACAGTTCAGAGGCAACAAGTACCCCATCACCTTCTTGAACAGCACCATCAATGTTGACGGCATACACGTGagtcagagacaaacacacacatacaaaatcaTACACGAGTTAATCAAACAGTTCCACATATCATCATTCATGTACAGTACAAGAgtacagttttctttcttttttttaaaattagttttcagtgtttaaaaTGATAACACTGGGCACTGTTTTGCAGGTGGTGGAGGTCATGAACATGAACCAGTACCCCTTGTACTCGTGCTATCTGGTCCTggtggcagtgtgtgtgggaTTCATGGCGCTCTATTACGTGTCCCTAAAATTCATCAAACAGAAGTCCAGTCAAGACTGGTGAACACATCAGGACCAGTTTCAACAATCAGACCAAGCAGTCTgaaatctctcacacacacaccacaaggTGTTTTTAGCAGCAATTTGGGTTCCAGGTCGACTGGTTCGACACAGAGCAATGCTTTGCATCATCATGTTGCTGTTCTTATTGGgatgttttacagtgaaaaAGTGCTTAATGTAGAGTAGGATAGTACCATATACTATATGCTTTaagtttacattttcaaaatacatACCTTTCATAGCCTGCTGGCCCAGATAAGCAGCATGGATGGATGTTCACAATAATTTCAACATCAGAAACTGTTGCTGCACTCTTTAATGGTACAAACAGATGATATAACTACTCTGGCACCTCAGTAGGGACTCTTCTTGATGTTGAAATAATTCCTTTTAACTAATCAAAACAAACTCAACATATAAAAGTCTGAATAAGTGGGAATAAGAAGTTGCCCCACATAAAAAGTTGTACTCACAGTGTTGAGAGAAGCGATTTCCACAGTaccactgtctgctgctggatgGCAGCAGAGCACTTTTGTAactttaaagtttttttttttcccccctcttcctctcttctctgtcttgGCAAACGATTAGAGCGCCACTTTGGCAGATATCCATCTGCAGCTTTTGCTTGTTCCATTTtcaatcttctttttttcccgcagctttatcttttttttttatatatgtaaGGTAAGCTTAACAATGTGTGCCAGTATAGGAAGCACTGGAAAAAAAAGCCCAGAAGAGATTTAGTAAGTAacactcagaaaaaaaaaaaaaagagcttgtaCTTGTGTCCTCATAGATTGAAGATTatgtaaactgtgtgtttttgcactggTGCAAAAGCCTGATAAATATTTTACCGACATGGTTTGAGTCCAAATTAAGTGAGTATTAAATCAAATTGCTCCActtgtgcgcatttatttttgtcGTCATAGTCTCTGCTGTCCGGAATTGTCTAGACACTTGAAGCTGTGCAGCTTCATAGCAAAGGATGTTACTGATATTGTGATtatctttcatttaaaaaaaaaaatgacataacaAAAGTTCCCAGTGACCATTTTACTTCTCCTGTACCTTATTTTGCGTCCCCGAGAAGCTCCACTGCCCGACCTGACCCCCTGACATCAGCGAGCACACAGCCAGTGTGAGGCCGGCTTcagtcagggtcagggtcaagATCAGCTCCAGTTACATGAAATAGGAATATCTGGTGTTGGAGAACAAAAAGAGTTCAGAGCCAACGGAGGGCTACAGATGCAGGtcaggagacaggagagggtTAGACTGCATGAGACTGTCTTTCATTAAAATCACAGCATGCTACTGTGAAGCAAATGCATTCAGATTTTTGGGacattttaatctaaaaaaaaggagggtgaggatgtttttttttccccctctctttgtAGTGTGAGGGTACACTACAtaactttttcacagcagacattagCTGTGTCTTATATCCATACTAGATGCTAATTCTTAGCATTGGTGTATGTAGTGTATTCACACTTCATACAGTATAAAGAAAAATGGTAGTATGCTTAAAAAAACCTTTGATTCAGTGTGATTTTGATGCACCTAGAGGAGAAAGCATTCAGAGCTGTTACCTAAAAGTACCAGTACCACAATGTAAACATTAGTATTTATagtaaaatgcacttttagtATCAAGTAAGTTAATTATGTAGCAGAATAGCTCCTGCTTGTACAACACAATCATAATTCAAAGGTTTCGTGTGTAtaatttttatcataattttaacagtcagataaatgtagtggagtcaAAAGTTTCCTCCTAACAAGTAAAATGGAACTGATCCAGCAGCGcctcagaaaacaaagaaaaaaacttattttgaaaagtaacaTTTTGCCTTCTGTAGTTTAATTTGCAGTTGCTTTCTAAAATTGCAGTTTGATGTATGCTGATTTCTCATACAGTAACAGCACAGACAGTATACTAGAAGTGAGATACAGGTAAATACAcctgtataataataataacctcaCAGTACTGTGGTCAGACGTTTCAGGACCTGGTGCCGTGGACGTGGACTCAGTGGGACACCAAAATGGAACTGAAGCATCGTTAATGTAAAAAGCTCTATGCACCCTTTAAATCACACAAAGACCCACACAGAATGTAGATTCCTAACATCATTTATTAGCATAAATACTTCTGTACATTCTcaacatcaccatcaccttcatcatcaacATTATCAATAGCAAAGCGGAGAGTGTAACATCCAACGGCTCTAACACGATACCAAATATTTCAACTCAAACAAATCATGTAAAAAAAGGAGACAGTGGGATTTGGATGGAGGTTAAATGAGAGGGGGATGAATGTTTATTCCTCCGACTTCTTGGCTTTGGGAAGTTGCTCTTTCAGCTTGTCTGCATAAAACTTAAAGGACTCctggaaagagggaaaaaaaaaaggatttagcATCAAATTTataccaaacaaacaaacaaccgCACGCTCACctgcctgtcagtgtgtgtgtttctgtctcgcCTCTTTCCAAAAGTAAGCAGCCCTCCTGAGCCTGTCTAAATACTCCCCACTCCCCAACCAGGTTGTCTCGTTTCATCTTTAAATCCCCATTAATACACAAATAAGGGATTTGTAGCAcactccccaaacacacacactttcgcTCTTTGCCTCTGTTCCTGGCTAATTAATCAGTGTTTTGATCCAGACAAAGTGTTGTGGTGGGTGTTTCTTGGAGGGTAGAAGGTGGGAGCTTTTTTGCAGATTAGGCCGGCTTCTTACAATGTACCTTTACTTATTAATGTAGTAATTAATGACGATAAATAGCCGTGTTTACTAtcgaaggagagaggagagagatccTGGCAGGGGTTTGAAACACTTTCAAAAAGGGTCACTTCACcctaaatacaaaaacatattttcccactagatttggttttatttgtccaggtttGAGATATCCGTCTGAgattttgtcacacacacagtttagctGAAAGAAATGTCACTTCTGGGGCTAAAAGccattaaaaattacatttgtaaaaTTCAGCTGCAACACGTTTTTCCAGAAATGGTCTCCTTCATACTCATACATATGGATAGTCCATCAGTCTTATTGTGAACATTGGAGCTCCTTTCTACTGAGAAAATAGTCCCTTCTGACTATTATCTCGAGTAATAGGGAGTCAAGCAAGAACATTTTCATAGTATTATAATAAATCTGAGTATTCTGTGAGTTTTCCTGTACAAGTTGTTCAAGTCGAACTCCAACTTCTGCACAAACTTGTCGTAAATTTCTTGTTTCAACTTGATGAAACGTCCCCTGCTCATGACGAGCTGCGCATCTGGGAGATGTGATCATTGGCATAAAACTGCTCCATAAAGCCGCCTGCCCTGCTCCATTTGTGGCTTCAAGtattcattcacaaaaatgttaCTCAAGAGTAAAAACTTCTGGTCGTGTTGTTCGAAAACGAGCAGATGATCAAATAATACATCTAGATCTGTTTGTACTCGTGTtaagggaagaaagagaaataaagttgTCAAAGCCTTCATCGCAGAGCTGCACTCTACAAACTGTCTGCTGATGACGGTCTGGACCACCACACTCATTTGTAAAATTCAAAAAAGTACCAAAAAAAATTGGTTAATGCGACAGGTTCTCTTAAATCAGTGTCTGTTCCTGAGGAGACGCATTTCGGTGAGAAAATGTTTTCGTCGACGGAGCAGCTACCTCTACACAGATggacaggatggaggagaggagcgtTTCTTTCTACAGGAGATGTGTTTGTAGAAACTTCTGAAACCCTTGACTGTTCACCTTACCCTCTCCTTGCAgctcttattaaaaaaaaaaaaaaaagcagccatcACTTAACTATCCTGGCATTCGGTGAATAATGCAGCAGCTTCTCTACCTtcatccctctttctccttctaTCTTTGCACTGCAGGTGAGTGATGGGAAGGTAAGAGGTGGGCTTCGTTCTACACCTGCCTCGAGGGGACAGCACGTTAAAGTGCTGGGGCAGagggccgtgtgtgtgtgtgtgtgtgcgcgcgcgtgtgtgtgagcgtgtgtgtgtgtgtgtgtgtgtgtgtgtgtgccctcgGCCTAGAATAGAGCTACATCAGCttacaaaatgtgcaatgtGCTGAAATGCTCAAAAACACTAGGAGCCAGAAAAAGAGAGCGGCTATTGCAGTGACACCATCTCGCTtacacaatatactgtatgtatagtATGGGCACcatttctgacacacacacacacacacacacacacacacacacacacacacacacacacacagagtaacaaaCACAGGAGGGTAGCTGCAGGCCTGTGTACCCTGAGCAGGCAGACTGCTCTGTCACATTactacaggacacacacacaatggcatGTTTTAGAAGGCCAGCCGGACAACTGCCAGCACCAGTTAGTGTTCGTATTTGTACACTGATCTGTTCATAATATGTTGTTCATGTCTGTATGCTTGTATCAATATggatagctgtgtgtgtgtgtgtgtgtgtgtgtgttagcatagggttgggggagggaggggggttaCTTGATTGGTATCATTTATCGACTTTAAGTGACATGTTACCATTGTCTGAATTATTGAGTTCGAGCCCaatcagcaaatattttattatcaacTAATCTTTTAAGTAGTTTCAAAGAAAAAACGCCAAACATTCCCCAGTTCCAGCCAGTTGTTTGTGACGATTTGTAGCTTTTATTCGTTTTATGCGACAgttaaattcaatattttttctattttacttgTTTAGTTCGACCACACCGGCAGTTTCATGATATGTCCTTGAATGTTTTTGCTACTATTTTCTAGCATTTTACGGATGAAACAATgaactgagaaaataatctgcagattcattggtgatgaaaataattaatgTCATCCTTAATTTGAACCCCATCGCTCGCCCAAATATCTGTACTGCTGTGAGCACTGAGACATGGTGGGAGTgaaatttctcatttttctggGGAGTCAAGCTGATAACAGTACAGTCTAGTCTGGGTAAGTTGGAGGACAATTACTTTTGTTACCAACTATATTGGTGAAGTCAGTGGGAGTGCGAGTGACAAGTGGTTTTGAAtacttcacattttaaaaatacactcCCTCCCTTAAATGCTGGACCCAATCACATCTGCAACTGAGTGGTTATGTGGAGCGTCTCCCtcgtacctgtgtgtgtgtgtgtgtgtgtgtgtgtgtgtgtgtgtgtgtgtgtgtgtgtgtgtgtgtgtgagagagactcaCAGGGGGCTCGGTGAAGGGCAGCGGCTCTCCTGCATTGCGGTAAAGTACAGCCAGCCGCTTGAGTGTCAACTCGTTGGCGGTTATCTCCTCCTTCAGCATCTGCTCATACAGAGCCTTGGCTGACGGAAGGTCCTTATCCACGACtggcagacaggaagaggagagagggagagaaaaagtcagacaacacacacaacatgtcaATATATTTAATTGTAGACATTTAGCGaaaaaattgtgtgtgtgtgggagggaaaaaaaaaagagagaatgcaTCATTTTTATTGGTGATGGGATAACCCTGATATGTTCCACCTGGTCTATCATCAATGTATTGATGCAGAGAAGAGAAATCTCAAAGCACATGCAAACATTGTCCATTATGTTAGGATGTATCCATGCTTTTGCCATAAAATGCTGTGGGCTGTGCACATTAAACAAGCAGCAGGTGGAAAAAAGTGCTGTGAATAA
It includes:
- the abcg8 gene encoding ATP-binding cassette sub-family G member 8: MVTDTSLSHTNCSSQHQDTELFSSEEDSSLYFTYSGGCNELEVNNLHYEVDTAAQIPWYERLSEFKLPWEIKGNKQTAINNLSLRVRSGQMLAVIGSSGCGKTSLLDIITCRDEGGTMTSGQILINRKPSTPQLVKKSIAHVRQDDRLLPHLTVRETLAFVAKLRLPTHFTQAQRDQRVDDVIAELRLRQCAHTRVGNDFVRGVSGGERRRVSIAVQLLWNPGILILDEPTSGLDSFTAHNLVITLSRLARGNRLVLLSVHQPRSDIFQLFDLVVLLSSGSAVYCGAARDMVPYFTALGYPCPRYCNPSDFYVDLISIDRRSPEQEAKCLERATVLAEQFVEKVRDTDDHMWKPAGIDTAPAHTESPQQLNKVKEEEVITISKQTNRLPGRLHQFTILIRRHMYNDFRDLVTLLVHGFEALLMSLLVGCLYYGAGEERLSIQDTVALLYMIGALTPFAVVLDVIAKCHTERAMLYHELEDGMYSVTSYFFAKILGELPEHCVFTLVYGLPIYWLAGLNEAPERFLLNFLLVWLMVYCSRSMALFVAAALPTLQTSAFMGNSLFTIFYLTGGFVISLENMWLVASWFSHASFMRWGFEGMLQVQFRGNKYPITFLNSTINVDGIHVVEVMNMNQYPLYSCYLVLVAVCVGFMALYYVSLKFIKQKSSQDW